The DNA segment agtcctacactgttgagcgtgtatgggcagaagaagaggagttggaggaggaggaaatggacagtcaggccagtgaggggagtgaattcttacgcgttggtactctggcgcatatggcagatttcatgctaggctgcctatcccgtgaccctcgcgttcaaagaatttattccagcaccgattactgggtgttcactctcctggacccacggtacaagcaaaatctttccactctcatccctggagaggaaaggagtgtgagaatgcatgaataccagcaggccctggtgcacaagctgaaacagtatttcccttctgacagcgctagcggcagagtgcgtagttctgcgggacaagtagcgagggagagtaggcgagcaggcagcttgtccagcactggcaagggtacgctttacaaggcttttgccagctttatgtcaccccagcaagacactgtcacctgtccccagtctcggcagagtagggctgatctttacagaaagatggtgagggagtacgtagctgaccataccatcgtcctaaatgatcacacagctccctacaactactgggtttcaaagctggacatgtggcacgaactggcgctctacgccttggaggttcttgcctgccctgccgctagcgtcttgtcagagcgggttttcagtgcagctggtggcatcatcaccgataagcgtacacgcctgtcgactgacagcgctgacaggctgacgcttatcaagatgaataaagcatggatttctcctaatttcaaatctccagcaggtgaaggaagctcaacctgaataatttatccactcctcctcctcctcattttcctccttctcctcctctttctacagtaaagcagaggaaactggctgttttttgacagggcccactggctctaggtatagtactttatgcatttaatttttctggagggccaccgacacggtcctctgttttaaacaatttttgggagtgccacatacaggcactcaatctattccatttttctggagggccacctacctgctcctctggtttgaaaaattttttggactgccacatacaggcactcaatctattccatttttctggagggccacctacctgctcctctggtttgaaaaattttttggactgccacatacaggcactatccaaattgaattgtctccatagcagcctccacacgttgtctccattgctacctccaaaagtcgtccatatagctgcctccatacatcgtccctttatcaaacgaggtttgtcaggccgaaatttgggttgttttcatggattccacatcaaagttgttaactttgtcgccaccctgctgtgttatccacaaaatacactggcaaacttttaccatttacggatattatttcagcgcttcttgcgcatctgtttacattcccctcacccgccatatcctaaacttataagaacgctactacacttgatcttatacaaaaggttcttagaagtgctgtttggggagtagcctagagacaggggcttggattggcgaaagctcgcctagcagcggagcgccagctccatgcgcatcatgcgcttcttgcgcatctgtttacattcccctcacccgccatatcctaaacttataagaacgctactacacttgatcttatacaaaaggttcttagaagtgctgtttggggagtagcctagagacaggggcttggattggcgaaagctcgcctagcagcggagcgccagctccatgcgcatcatgcgcttcttgcgcatctgtttacattcccctcacccgccatatcccaaacttataagaacgctactacacttaacttggtgcaggctgggaccgagtctgaccctggggctggtcatatactgccgacgcagaggattgcggggcctacctcggtccaggtctcaaaggcctactatacctccaaatcctcccacccctcctcctcctcctccgaattaccatccgtgggcatggcgccatcagtcggtagctctaggcacagcagcagtgccgttgctaagcgacagcaggcggtgctcaaactgctgagcctaggtgataaaaggcacaccgcccaagagctattgcagggcattccacatcaaacttgttaactttgtcgccaccctgctgtgtaagccacaaaatatactggaaaacttttttcatttacggatattatttcagcgcttcttgcgcagatgtttacattcccctcacccgccatatcccaaacttataagaacgctactacacttgatcttatccgaaaggttcttagaagtgctgtttggggagtagcctagagacaggggcttggattggcgaaagctcgcctggcagcggagcgccagctccatgccaagaaccaactaacatagttttaactgcagtacctttaatctactactagttcactgcctccatacatcgtccccttatcaaacgagctgtgtcaggcagaattttggattgttttcatggcttccatgttaactttgtcgccaccctgctgtgtaatccacaaaatatactggcaaacttttatcatgtaccaatattatttgagcgcttcttgctcaccttctttggttcctctctgctacccattggtttgaagcctgagtccatttagggtatgtcgccatgccactctctagccttccgctgctgccgctgcctctgcatgccgtcccctatagtgtcagggtcaattattggatgttttagatgctatctagcttcattctgtcactctgtcatggccatgctgttgcccataattttggcataatggtgcgattaagcagcctcagaggcatccatgcatgctgcccctgctgtttcctgtccatttccgtggtgtttccatccttttctgaggttcccaggtgtttggccaagcttccctgtgcagagccttggtccccttgaaaaatgctcgagtctcccattgacttcaatggggctcgttactcgaaacgagcactcgagcatcgggaaaagttcgtctcgaataacgagtacccgagcattttagtgctcgctcatctctagttaacacacAAAATTGCTTTGCTGTTATCATCCACGCTTGGTTTTGCATTAAACACGTGAATGTGGAGACATGGCCTAAAAGTAGTttaattgttaaccccttcatgacagcATGGGCTCTTATACGTATTAAGACTGGTGCATTGTGAGAGATTCTGACCTCGTGGTGATTAGTGTGTTGCGCTAAAATAGATTTCGGCTATAACCTGAGCCATGTTTCTTCTGAAGAGTGATACAACGCTCCTCCTAGCAGAGGATTACAATCACTGTGAGAGCGATGAGGATAGCCAAGCACTGTTCTCCCCAATTTCTGCTACTTGCATTGAATGGAGCACCAGGGCACATGCGCGACCTGTCGCTCCATCACATAGTAAGGATGCGActctgttatcccctatcctcccTGCTGGGACCCCCATTGCTCACAATAACAATCAAAATTGTGACAAGTCCTGTAATTATGTGAAGAGAGGCCAGAAAAACAGCTTCTACCTTATAATGGAAAGCACTTTCTGCTTATAGATCCACCCCAATTCTTCACCTCTCTGAGTGGAAATATATCGGTGAAGAATATTTAGCGCTGTGGCGCCCAGTAGCGTATCCTGTGCTGTCTGTGGATTATAATTACAATCTTACTATTGAATTTCTTGGCCATGAGCAGAACAGAAAGGTTTTCATTCACACTTCCCAATCTGCAGCTGTCGATCTGGAGATACTGGAGGGCGCGTGCTTGGAGGAACTGTTTAAACATTACTCTGTTGTGGCACTGGGAAGAGAAATGCAGACACTTACTATTGCTAAATGATAGTTAAACAGGCTGAAAATATTAACTCATGAAATTTACTAGGAAATGGAACCAAACTTCTTACATTTAATTTTTGCCTGTATAAATATAAGTAGTTGTCTGTAAATGTATTCATCTTTATTAATAAAACACCAACCTATTCCATAGCACACTATAACCTCTTCCTTCTTAAACAAGACCGTAATTGAATTGGTTTTTGTGACATCATTTTGCAActaaaatgtaaatttattttCATGTATTACTTATACTGTATTACTTACTTAAGTCTCTTCTTACTATAATTATTACTAATTCTCCTTAGTGCAGTTGGTTGGGAGGCTACATTCTGATAGACTTGATATACTAGTTCATGATGTAGAGTAGtctcctttttgtctggctttcaTCTGGTCACTCTGTTGCGGCAGCTGTTAACCTCTCAGATTCCAGTGATAATCCATCTAAACATTTTGAGGTATCTGCAGCTGTCACTTGGTTAATATGGGTAGCTGTACTTACTTGCTCTCCTGTAGCAACTCCAATTCCCAGTGGTGCTAAAgcctaaataaaatataacatagtTTTGAAGTATTGTGCGATCACTGCTTACCGAAATAGTGTTTTTACAGTTAAACCATCATATACAAAAGTTAACAAAGTTCAGGTGACAACTAAGTGCCAACATCTCACATGTAATGACACTACAGAGTCAGGACAAAAAATGTAGTGTTGTAGATTTGATAAAGATGGAAACAACATATTTTTAGAGGAATTGGTCAATCCTCTGTTACAAGTTCTGTCAGATCGGCACCAAGTGGGGGGTGAGCAGTGGTTGTTTCCAACTCCTGGGATCCCCTCGGCATCAgcctaatggggggggggggagggtgacaaGTCCGTATTTGCTCTGTATGACTTCTGACTCCTGCATTGACCCATCCCATAAACAATACCATAAAGAATGCAGGGTGGAAACTGGTCCCATGCTCCATTCTTTTTCAAACTTTTCATCTGATTTAGTAATGTAATAAACTGGGATCTCATCTAAAAAGTACTATTTATAATAATGCGCTGTCTTGTTGTGTAGCAGAGGATTCTTTGGTCTCTGCTCAAGAATGGACTCCTTGTATTATGATACTCGGCATCCCATTCTCGCCACTGTGGTAGGTCTGTGAAATCTGGCCACTGCATAACCCGTTATTCACAGACCAGAGACATGGCCATGTGCTTTAGCCCTAAGGgagtgaaattgaaacatgtaagCAGGAGTTTTATCCTGTTGCATTAATAAGAAAAAACATGACTTTATAGGAATTTGGAGATTTGGAGCTCACAGGGTTGAGTTTGTGGACCAGGTGAGTTGATGGATGTATATACTTCACCAGGCTGGTAAGACACTCTTAACTAATGGAGATGAAGTCATGTAAAATGTATGCATTAGCtatttttatatctgttttttttttaccttggaaATAGTTCCATGGCCAAGTATATCATCAGGTGATGTTGGCTCTTCAATCCATAGGGGTTTGAACACTGCTAATTCTTTTACCCAAGAAATGGCTTCATTTACATCCCATCTCTGGTTTGCATCAAGCATCTAAGGCAAAGTAAAACAAATCAGTTTCCCTATCACAATAAAACTCTGTTAATCCATAATTTACATTATTCAATAACAAatggatatgtacagtgtattgcCCCATACATATTGCTATGGTTTCTGTCAAAGTTTTCTGCTTTTCATCAACATTTTAAAAggcattttaattattttacctGGTGTCACcacaatgtaaaaatatacagAGGTTATGTATGCCCATGTTACTATTATATGATGCTATCTTGTTTAAAGGTATTTCAAATGTAAAGATATTCAATGGTATATAAAGGTAAAGTTTTTTCATTAATGTTTTGGACATTTTCTATTGTTTTACCTATTTTAGGAACTACTAAAAACCATATAATTAATAATTTTATACGAAAATGTGTTAATACTTTCCAATGTTGGTCACTAGAGGGGGCTTCAGCTATACACTGTGTCAATGTACATACGGCACAGTCAGTATGAGACTTTAGATGCTgataaaaacaaaatacaaaatattcaCTTCCTTTACCTAGAacacacaaaataataaacaaacaaaatcattaATATATTAGGAAGCTCTAGATCCCAAAGCAGCTTAAAAACATCCTACTGTCCCAATTTTTTGTCAGCCATAAAAACAtcaaaaagttatacagtttgtaaaatgaaaagtgaTCCATAAAAAGCTCCAAATAccaaagatttataaagttaaaaaaattaaaaagaatgaTTCAGAGAATTTTTATTTTCTCCTATCAATGAGattttttaaggtattaaaacatcataaacctaaataaatttggtatctcctggATTGTAGTGACCCACAAAATAAAAAGGATGTCAGTTGGACCACACAAAACTGTGAAAAGAAATTCTTTAAGAAGATGATGCAACTGTGTATGTCAATTTCAACACATTCGCTTTAAAGATATTTAAAGATGCAAACAAAGCTCTGAATACTCATCTCATACCTGGGCTACTGcaccaatgagcacttccatcaCTGATGCTTTCTTATGCCACCTGGTGAGAGGCTCGGGCTACAACTTGAGGCTGCAGGCCCAGGTTGTGTACACCTCAGATTAGTCTTAAAATACACCATACATATCATTATGCAATTTTCAACAGCACAGAAACTCTGAAACatgtaaaaaatgttaataaatacGGGTGTAACCAGTGTGTTTGTAGCTCACACTTTGTTGTTCATACCAATTCATTGTCATGGCCAATCATGTCCCGGATAAGTTTGCATCTTCTGATATCATCTTGTAAATCAGCCCCAACCTTTACTTTAAATCTGAGAATAAACAAATCTGAGAGTGAATATGGCTGGAAAAACaggaaaatgcaaaaattaagccCATACAAAATAGTAAATAGGCACAGAAGACTAGAACatcttgttaaagggaacctgtcagttaaactatgTAGAACCTGGACAGTTCCGAATGCATAGGTCTAGTCCAGTGTGGCCATAATGTCTGTACAgcttttttttaatgattatGAAAATAAACTTTTGATGCTTTTAATGGAAGTGCCCTAGCTCCTGCAACATTTTTTCTATGTCAGTTAAACttacccacactaactaaacatcattaaaaactgttattatacagcagtacaggcagtcccctacttaaggacacccaacttacagacgacccatagttaaagacggacccctctgctccctgtgacctcTAGGGAAGCTCTCTgatttcctttagtcccagactgcaatgaccagctgtaaggtgtctgtaatgaagctttattgataatccttggtccaataacaataaaaaaaaatgtgaaaatccaattgtcactggggcaaaaaaaaaaaatgtctggaactacaattataaaatatacagtttcgacgtaaatacaaatttgacttaagaacaaacctacggatcctatcttgtatgtaacccggggactgcctgtacaactatccctatattgttatacCCCATGTCTGAAAAGTTCCTCTGGCAGTTTAAAAAGCTGACTCCCCATCTATGCCACACTTCCAGCTTCTTTACTGACAAGTGGCTTGCTTTCTCTTCAGCTTAATGAATTTATCTATCCACATTATTTAAGCACTGGCTgtatgacttgctgaagagaattcctgagggaggggtttAATGAGGGGGTTTGAGAGAGACACTGGCTTTATGTGactggctgaagagaaatcagctcacccctccctcaggaattctctcaaACCGAATTAGCTGAATGAGCTGGAGGCATGGCTCAGAGCAGGGAGCATATGAATATGCTTGGCACAGCTTAGAGGAAAGATGATGATTGTACTCGCATAAGGTCATTGCATAGATGGCCAATCAACTTtacaaatggactgtggaacttttcaggcatgggAATAAGGGGAAAGTTGTTTCGCTGTATAATAGCAGTGGTCAAAGATATTTTCAGTAAGTATGGGTTGGTTTACgtgacatttcctttaaatatatattttagtgtAGGTAGGACAATTTTTCAATGAATTAGTTAAAGTGGACATCAAGATTGTAATACCACAGTATATAAAATCAAATAGTGCAAACTACGCTAGGTGCCGTTTGCCTTTGGAGTGTGCAGGAtgcgctagattcatgaattgtggtgcatgctcTTCACGCTATtttggtgcacccttaacatagggagtgcgacacaattctgtcagacactgcatgataattGTGTTGCACGGTCAGACTGTGAacaggaacgcccctttcagtgctgaATTTTGTGTTAAATTGGGTATAAAGTAGCGGTGACACAATGTGCAAGCAGattacactgaaaagaatgtggaaagtcagacaaaaaattgTGCAGTATGGTACAAAGTTCTTCTATGatgttaaatacttttgtgtaaaaaaaactaaactgccTTATTTGCTAAACAGAAAAGTAATATGTGGTTCAAGCTTCATCAGGCATGtaacaaatgaagcactgagtgAAAAACCCAACATTTGAGATGTTACACTTAGATAATTAGCACATGTGGGGAAACATCAAGTTTGTTGTGccaaggacattttgaacaaaaaATTGGATACAGGTGAAGGGGTTTTGTGTGGAGAGATAAAAATCTTCCCTAAATGTATACCAAGGCCAAGTATGTGGCCCACCATGTGGTCACCCCATGCAATAACGCACCTAGTCTTATTGGTCCCCAAAACTCGAATAGGAAACAAATGTACCCCCCCAACAGGAGGGAAAAAAAGGGACAGACTAGAAAGATGCATATAAAGGTAAATCTTTATTGGTAACACATATTCACAATAATGTGGACGATGGCAGCATTAAATGGCACCGTCCTATGGGTATCAATTGAATACaataaaagtataataaaaacatGAGTGGTGTAATACAGAATAAGAAGAAGAGGACGGACCCGGACAAAGTGGAGTAACAGgaagataaaaaaattaaattggcaAAAAACTGGGCTAGCATAGGTCTAAAACCTGCTGTTGGGTCATGTGTttatgacaaaaaaagatgacagCGGTGGTGTGAAAAAATGCCTGTTGTGAATGGTGACAACGCTATCCTATATGTAAGCTGCATAGCCTAGTGGCTGCAAAACATGAAGGCCAGTTCTTACCGAGTCGTAAAGGGGTTCACTGTCCGGGAGAGGCCgtgtccccgacgtacgtttcggctcggaGCGAGCCTTCGTTTGGGGACGAGACGAAGGCTCGCTccgagtaaaaaaaaagtgaaaaacactaaacactacacattataataaataaaaattaaatacattaaaatataagcccctaaaatgtcactttcccataaaaacacttatggGAGtataaaaaactcaaaaacacaaaaaaaccctgcatatttggtattgccgcgtccgtaacaatctgtataataaaacagaatcattactggacccgcacagtacacgccggagaaaaaaaaactcaaaaactttctgaaaaaagatcatttttaattaataccctataaaaaatgctctaaaaagtgatttaaaaaatgttatgcactctaaaataagcccactcaaaagagcaactcttctcgcaaaaaataagcccttaaccagatttgtcagccgaaaaaataaaaaagttatgcatatgaaaagatggtgatgctaaaatgaacaagattttcttcaaattagttttcattcagtacaattgaataaaatacacaaaccccccaaatatttggtatccctgcatccgtaacaatctgcataataaaacagaatcattattagaaccgcaaagtgaacccccgtaaaaaaaaaaaccaaaaagctccaaaaaaaagataattttcaattaataccctataaaaaatgctctaagaagtgatttaaaaaatgttatgcactctaaaataagatcactaaaaagaacaatccttctcgcaaaaaataaacagatttgtgacgcgaaaaataaaaaagttatgcatatgaaagacggtgatgctaacattaacaacatttttgccaaattactttttattcagtaaaaatgggaaaaaataaaagatctatataaatgaggtcttttcgtaattgtggcgacccatagaataaaaataatatactatttttatggtatggttaatgaccaaaaaaaaaaacataaaaattttcctaaaaattaatgattttcatttcctccaccaacaaagagttaataaaatctcaccaattagctttaGATGcaccaaaattacgtaccagataAGTGCATCTCAtgaggcaaaagaaataagcccctataggtccacattaaaaaaagacaaaaattattgcctgtacaatgtgacatagcagatCTGCTctacatggcgcctccttcccttctatacccggccgtgtgcccatacagcaggataccaccacatattgggtatcggtgtactcgggagagattgggtaacaaactttgtggagcctttttttatttaatccattgtaaatgtttaattttccaccccaaattaatgtattgtgaaaaaatattacaatttgcagactgcacctccattttgttttaacccctattaaACACCtaaaggattaacaaacttcttaaaaaaggtttttcatacattgaggggtgtagtttccataatggggtaatttatgagtctagctattatttaggcctctcagtgtcaattagaagttgagcaggtccatctaaatacgggttttggtgattttacaaaaaatgtgaaaaatgatacctaaattctgagcctcgtaacattctagtaaaatatgtggaatcttaaaaaaccatgccaacataaagcagacattttggaaatgtaagttatgaatttatttgggtgctatgactgcagATagtcatcaaaagtagagaatttagaacgttgaaaataaagaatttttccaaatttttgccaaattttgtttttttttcataactaaacgcaaaagattttatccaaatttttaaactaatttgaagtacaatctcaaaatcccctggatatctcatagcgttttaAAGCTATaactacttatagtgacacagggcagatttgaaaaatggggccgcgtccttaaggccaaaagaggctgagtcccgtaggggttaatgctGGCATCGTCCAAATTATTGTGAATATGTGTTACCAATAAAGATTTACCTTTATATGCATCTTTCTAGTCTGTCCCCTTTTTTTCCCTCCTGTTGGGGGGTACATTTGTTTCCTGTGCCAAGGACATCCACACTCCCTTCCAACCGCTGATATGGAAGTGGTTATGTTGAAGCGTGCacacaaactttaacagggtatgaCATGGGTGACACATAACTTTCACAGGGTAAagataagtggccaacccctttatagtGATGGCCTTTTTACATCAAATCTCTCATAAGTAAAAGTGGACTACAAGGTTCTAATGAAAGTCCATGAACCAGTCACTGTGGGTGATGTTAAAGAGACATAAAAATGTTCCAGTCCTCTTAAATACATACCTAGTCCAGCCTTCCTTTAGTGCATCAGCACAAAGCTAGAACATAAGAGTGATAGGACAATTTATATATTATCGATTAAGTTCTAAAGGTGCTTTTTTATTTGTATGATCACTATATGATAACAAGAGAATTACGCAGACCTTTTGAAGCTGGTTGTCTGAGTAGCCGAGCCAGGCACAAGATGTGGTGTATGCTGGGTATCCATGTTTTACCATGTGTTCCTCTGAAAAGCAAGCACAGCTTTCTGTGACTACTTAGATTGTGTTGTATAgggtgggccatttatatggctacacctaaataaaattggAATGGTTGGTGATAccaacttcctgtttgtggcgCATTAGTATATGGAAGGGGAAAAACTTGGGTGTTGAAAatggtggccattttgaagtcCCCCATTTTGGATCCAACTATATTTTTTCCAATGGGATGAGGGTCATATTGTATTTTCACAGCATAGATaattgccttcagatgaccccaTAGGTCCGAGCATTCCTACATGTACAGTTCCCTCGTGGGCCAGTTGAATGGCCACCAAGGTCTCCTAATCCGACCTCCTTAGACATTTATCTGtggggtcatctgaaggcaattgtctatgctgtgaagTTATGAAgagatgtgcagc comes from the Engystomops pustulosus chromosome 5, aEngPut4.maternal, whole genome shotgun sequence genome and includes:
- the ENOSF1 gene encoding mitochondrial enolase superfamily member 1 isoform X4 → MVKHGYPAYTTSCAWLGYSDNQLQKLCADALKEGWTRFKVKVGADLQDDIRRCKLIRDMIGHDNELMLDANQRWDVNEAISWVKELAVFKPLWIEEPTSPDDILGHGTISKALAPLGIGVATGEQCHNRVMFKQFLQARALQYLQIDSCRLGSVNENLSVLLMAKKFNIPVCPHAGGVGLCELVQHLIIFDYISVSGSLEKRMCEYVDHLHEHFKHPVTIRNAAYMPPKDPGYSTEMKEESVLLYQFPSGDIWQQIISENTEI